A single window of Vigna unguiculata cultivar IT97K-499-35 chromosome 1, ASM411807v1, whole genome shotgun sequence DNA harbors:
- the LOC114162896 gene encoding ricin B-like lectin EULS3 has translation MLFPHSPTDHCCDDHDHDERRTAYPPPGNTFPNPHQQPPPPFYGAPQPPPPQSDTNLFHISHVPPPGHVSQDFGHSAPPSHHHHHHHHHHHHHHHHHYHHHEDKGFSHGYSPAPTAADYPPPGTTSTVHHVAHESHHHTPHFSSHNAPSSTTTVTHVSHRSKPTVRVVTKAAPNFSLTIRHGQVILAPSDPSNEYQHWYKDEKYSTRVKDEEGCTAFSLVNKATGEALKHSIGGSHPVRLIAYNPEILDESILWSESGDLGDGHRAIRMVNNIHLNVDAFKGDEKSGGVHDGTTIGLWEWNKGDNQQWKILPY, from the exons ATGTTGTTTCCCCACAGCCCCACCGACCACTGCTGTGACGACCACGACCACGATGAACGACGCACGGCTTACCCTCCGCCGGGAAACACCTTCCCCAACCCTCACCAACAGCCACCCCCACCATTCTACGGCGCTCCTCAACCACCGCCCCCTCAGTCCGATACCAACCTGTTCCACATCTCTCACGTACCGCCACCAGGACACGTGTCGCAGGATTTCGGCCACTCAGCTCCCCCTTCtcaccaccaccatcatcatcatcatcatcatcatcaccatcatcacCATCATTATCACCATCATGAAGATAAGGGGTTCTCCCACGGGTACTCCCCTGCTCCCACTGCAGCTGATTACCCCCCTCCTGGAACCACCTCCACCGTTCACCACGTGGCTCACGAGTCCCACCACCACACCCCTCATTTTTCTTCTCACAATGCTCCCAGCAGCACCACCACCGTGACCCACGTCAGCCACCGGAGCAAACCCACCGTGAGGGTTGTCACCAAAGCTGCGCCCAATTTCTCTCTCACCATTCGTCATGGCCAAGTCATTCTCGCACCCTCCGATCCCTCCAACGAGTACCAG CATTGGTACAAGGATGAGAAGTACAGCACGAGGGTGAAGGATGAGGAGGGGTGCACTGCTTTCTCTTTGGTCAACAAGGCCACCGGTGAGGCCTTGAAGCATTCCATTGGTGGCTCTCATCCA GTTCGGCTTATAGCTTACAATCCCGAGATCCTTGACGAGTCCATTTTATGGAGTGAGAGCGGAGACCTAGGTGATGGGCACAGAGCGATAAGGATGGTGAATAACATTCATCTCAATGTGGATGCTTTTAAAGGTGATGAGAAATCTGGTGGTGTGCATGATGGCACTACAATAGGCCTCTGGGAGTGGAACAAAGGTGATAACCAACAGTGGAAGATCTTACCTTACT GA